One Pullulanibacillus sp. KACC 23026 DNA segment encodes these proteins:
- a CDS encoding homoserine dehydrogenase — MAINICLLGFGTVGSSVYNLIQTRKEALRELLGDDLSITHLVIKDTGQKRDIDESVQLSIDFLSAIKSGTIDLVIEAIVGVEPAFTYIKSALEHGIPVITANKEMFAERGVVLRQLAKENQTVIGYEATVAGGIPIIRTITDLLHVNKVSRIEGILNGTSNFILTDMRSHLHSFKKSLKAAQDLGYAEADPTSDIKGYDAFYKLMILCQDVFGKQPNREEVTRIGIEGLTSEDLHEAAKKGGRMKLVAEAFIDDSGRIHASITPKFIDKSHPLYGVEGVENAVTVHTDLLGALTLKGPGAGGMPTASAILEDITRISLQMPLKSKRLQKIKQVQQAAEAEVSL, encoded by the coding sequence ATGGCAATTAATATTTGTCTTTTAGGATTCGGTACGGTCGGCTCTAGCGTCTACAACCTGATTCAAACTCGAAAAGAGGCGCTTCGTGAATTACTTGGCGATGACTTATCGATTACCCATTTAGTCATTAAGGACACAGGGCAAAAACGAGATATTGATGAATCGGTCCAACTGTCTATTGATTTTTTATCAGCGATCAAGTCAGGGACCATTGATCTTGTTATTGAAGCCATCGTAGGGGTGGAGCCCGCATTTACATATATTAAGAGCGCTTTAGAACACGGAATTCCAGTTATAACAGCAAATAAGGAGATGTTTGCCGAAAGAGGCGTCGTCTTAAGGCAGCTGGCAAAGGAAAATCAGACCGTGATTGGTTATGAAGCAACCGTTGCAGGTGGAATCCCAATTATTAGAACTATCACGGATTTGTTGCATGTGAACAAAGTATCGCGAATTGAAGGGATCTTAAACGGAACATCCAATTTTATCTTGACGGATATGCGCAGTCATCTGCATTCCTTTAAAAAATCATTGAAAGCCGCTCAGGACCTTGGTTATGCAGAGGCGGACCCCACAAGCGATATAAAGGGGTATGATGCTTTTTATAAATTGATGATTCTTTGCCAGGATGTTTTTGGGAAGCAGCCAAATCGGGAAGAGGTCACGCGAATCGGCATTGAGGGCCTGACAAGTGAGGACTTGCACGAAGCGGCAAAAAAGGGCGGGCGTATGAAGCTAGTAGCTGAGGCTTTTATCGATGACTCAGGACGGATTCACGCCTCCATTACACCCAAATTTATCGATAAAAGTCATCCTTTGTACGGTGTTGAAGGTGTTGAGAATGCGGTGACCGTCCACACAGATTTGTTAGGGGCGTTAACTTTAAAAGGACCAGGTGCAGGAGGCATGCCGACTGCAAGTGCGATTCTTGAAGATATTACGCGCATTAGCTTACAAATGCCTTTGAAATCTAAACGCCTTCAAAAGATTAAGCAAGTCCAACAGGCCGCCGAGGCGGAGGTTTCTCTGTAG